The following are encoded together in the Lactuca sativa cultivar Salinas chromosome 1, Lsat_Salinas_v11, whole genome shotgun sequence genome:
- the LOC111909027 gene encoding sinalpyl alcohol oxidase Nec3, translated as MMIITKPQLLQAALSFLLLCMGLQLKVVCFLQPDSLLDETYLEFTNEATDFSPAKEYDYIIVGGGTAGCPLAATLSEKYSVLLLERGGVANLDPNVLYEDNLFNPLLTANNNDSPAQTFTSEEGVLNARGRVLGGSSMINFGFYSRADDYFYKNSGIEWNSSGVKSAYEWVEDSIVTRPNHLGRWQTSMLNALLQSGVDPANGFTVDHVEGTKISGSTFDDSGRRHGSVELLNKAKPGNLKVVVHATVDRVIFSTSKSLGIAANGVRYHDSEGIYHEVHVRKPGEVILSAGALGSPQLLMISGVGPLSYLSSLKIPVVRDNPYIGKFMVDNPRPGINLLVPVASLDVGARVVGIVKNGPYIESSAAPRQVPFLGSLIPLNSSVLVIGGKIIGPKSSGSLQLISPSDVNVSPSVRFNYYSHTNDIIECGRVVEVLRDFLGTQAMEEYKFSDTSGARDFRYIGPSLPEDPSHLKSNEAFCRETLSTFWHFHGGCLVEKVVDSDLKVIGVDSLRVIDASIFTSSPGTNPQATLMMLGRYIGVKILNERPPN; from the exons ACCTGCAAAGGAATACGATTACATCATTGTTGGAGGAGGAACAGCTGGTTGCCCATTAGCTGCCACTTTATCCGAAAAATATTCAGTTCTACTACTTGAGCGAGGGGGTGTAGCCAATTTAGATCCCAACGTCTTATACGAAGATAACCTCTTCAATCCCCTCCTAACTGCAAATAATAATGATTCCCCTGCTCAAACTTTCACCTCTGAAGAAGGGGTACTAAACGCAAGAGGGAGGGTCTTAGGAGGTAGTAGCATGATAAATTTTGGGTTTTATTCAAGGGCTGATGATTACTTTTATAAGAATTCAGGGATTGAATGGAATAGCAGTGGTGTCAAAAGTGCCTATGAGTGGGTAGAAGATAGTATTGTAACACGTCCGAATCATTTAGGTAGGTGGCAAACTTCTATGTTGAATGCTTTACTACAATCAGGAGTTGATCCAGCAAATGGGTTCACCGTGGACCATGTTGAAGGTACCAAGATTAGTGGTTCCACATTTGATGATTCAGGGAGGCGCCATGGATCAGTGGAGCTCCTCAATAAAGCCAAACCTGGAAATTTAAAGGTAGTTGTCCATGCCACAGTTGATCGGGTCATCTTCTCCACCTCTAAATCTTTAG GAATAGCTGCCAATGGTGTTAGATACCATGATTCCGAAGGAATTTATCATGAAGTCCATGTAAGAAAACCGGGGGAAGTAATTTTGAGCGCTGGAGCTCTCGGAAGCCCACAACTTTTGATGATAAGTGGAGTCGGGCCACTTTCATACCTTTCGTCCCTAAAAATTCCAGTTGTTCGCGACAATCCGTATATTGGAAAATTCATGGTTGATAATCCGCGTCCTGGAATTAACCTTTTGGTCCCAGTAGCATCGCTTGATGTAGGAGCACGAGTTGTTGGGATAGTAAAAAATGGCCCATACATCGAGTCTTCTGCAGCCCCCCGACAGGTGCCTTTTTTGGGTTCACTTATACCTTTAAACTCAAGTGTGCTGGTTATTGGAGGAAAGATTATAGGACCAAAGTCAAGTGGTTCACTACAATTAATATCTCCCTCTGATGTAAACGTTAGCCCAAGTGTTCGTTTTAATTACTACTCACACACGAATGATATAATAGAATGTGGTAGGGTTGTGGAAGTACTTCGAGATTTTTTGGGTACTCAAGCCATGGAAGAATACAAGTTTAGTGACACATCTGGTGCAAGGGATTTCAGATATATTGGGCCATCATTACCTGAGGATCCATCTCATTTGAAGTCCAACGAGGCTTTCTGTCGCGAAACATTGTCCACATTTTGGCATTTCCATGGTGGATGCTTGGTAGAAAAGGTGGTTGATAGTGATTTGAAAGTCATAGGAGTTGATTCTTTACGAGTCATTGATGCTTCCATATTTACCAGCTCACCGGGAACAAATCCACAGGCAACACTTATGATGTTAGGCCGATACATTGGAGTGAAAATACTTAACGAGAGACCACCAAATTGA